Genomic segment of Umezawaea sp. Da 62-37:
CGCACGGAACACAGACCCCCGGTTGGCACGCCAGGTGCCGCCTGGCGTCCGCGGCGCCGCCACGCCGTTCAGCCGGACGGTCAGTGCCGAGATCACCCGCACCGCCCAGCAGCAGCAGTACGGCTATCCGCCGCCTCGACGCCGCACCCCGGCCGAGGAAGCCGCCCTGTCCACGCTGCTGCGCACGCGCCAGCGCACGCAGGCGCCCCGGCCCGAGCCGTGGCTGCGCCAGAACCCCGAACCCGGTCAGCCCGCCGCCGCCCGCGGCGACGTGACCGAACTGCTCGCCGCGCGGCTCGTCCCCGCGTCGCTGTGGGCCATGGTCGAACCGCTCATCCCGCCCGCCAAGATCCGGCGGCAGGGCGGCGGCCGCAGCCGCGTGTCCGACCGCGCGATCTTCACCGCGATCGTGTTCGTCCTGACCAGCGGGTGCGCCTGGCGCCACCTGCCGTCGTCGTTCGGCGTCACGGTCCCGACCGTGCACCGCCGGTTCCAGGAGTGGACCGACGCGGGCCTCTGGCTGCGCCTGCGCCGCGCCGCGGTGGACCGGCAGGGCTCGGTGGCCCCCGGCGCCGGTTCGGATGAGAACGAGTGGATCCATGCCGTCCTGGAAGCCGCCGAGCGCAGGGGAACGAAGGCCGGGGGCTGACCGTCCGATGGACGTGGTGGAACCGGCGGGCTGAACCGGACCGGGCTCCACCACGTTCATCCGGGTAAGCCCCCAGGAGGTTCCCATGACCGCCGTCGACCCCGGCGCGACCCTTTCGCACCGCGCGCTCGCCCTGCTCCGCGCCACCGCCGCCGGCCGCGTCGAGCTGACGTTCAGCAGCGAACCCGACTTCCGCGTCGACCAGCTCCCCTGCTGCGACCAGCCCGCCGCCCGCGTGCTCGTCCACGCGGGCCTCGTCGAACCCGCCGTCGCCGCCCCACCCGGCCACTGGGTCCCCGCCCACCTCAGCCCCGCCGGCATCCAACTCCTCACCCTCAACACCCCCTACGCCGCCGCCTGACCCACCCGCGAGTCGAACCCCCAGACACCCCGTGTCGAACGCTCAGGCACGCGCCCCGCATCGAAAACCCCGATACGGGACACCGAATGCGGAAGCTACGGGTGCAGGCCGTGCTGGTACTTCGGGAAGCGGACGCTGATCTTGGTGCCCAGGCCCTGCGCGGTCTCGACGACGAGGCCGTAGTCGTCGCCGTAGAAGCGGCGCAGCCGTTCGTCTATGTTGCCCAGCCCTATCCCCGCGGTCTCGTCGACCTGCCCAGCCAGCGTCCTGCGCAGGGCTTCGGGGTCCATGCCGATGCCGTCGTCCTCGATGGTGATGTGCGCTTCGGCCCCGGCGTCGGCGGCCAGGATCTGGATGTGCCCCGGCTCCACCTTGCCCTCCATGCCGTGCCGGACGGCGTTCTCGACCAGCGGTTGCAGGCACAGGAACGGGACCGTCACCGACAGCACCTCGGGCGCGATCTGGAGCGTGACGGTCAGGCGTTCGCCGAAGCGGGCGCGTTCCAGGGCGAGGTACTGGTCGATGGACTTCAGCTCCTCGGCCAACGTGGTGAAGTCGCCGTGCCGCCGGAACGAGTAGCGGGTGAAGTCGGCGAAGTCCAGCAGCAGCGTGCGGGCGCGTTCGGGATTCGTGCGCACGTACGACGCGATGGCGCTGAGCGAGTTGTAGATGAAGTGCGGGGAGATCTGGGCCCGCAGCGCGCGGACCTCCGCCTCGACGAGCCGGGTGCGCGAGCGGTCCAGCTCGGCCAGCTCCAACTGGCCCGACGCCCACCGCGCCACCTCGTTCGTCGCGCGCACGAGCCCCGCCGACGCTTCGCGGCTGTACGCGGCGAGGACGCCGACGACGTGGCCCTCGACGGTGAGCGGGGCGACGACGGCGATCTGCACCGGGCAGTCGGGGAGCGTGCAGCCGATGTCGAACGCGCGGGTGCGGCCGGTGCTGAAGACCTCCTGGGCGAGCCGCATCGCGTCGGCGGAGTGGTGTTCGCCGACGCCCTCCCACGCGACCACCTCGGCCTCGTCGGTCAACGCCAGCGCGGGGGTGTCGAGCAGGGTGCGCAGGTGCCGGGCGGACTTCTTCGCGGCTTCCGGCACGAGTCCGGCGCGCAGCGGGGGAGCGGCCGACCACGCGGTGTGCAGCGTCTCGAACGTG
This window contains:
- a CDS encoding histidine kinase, giving the protein MTGLLTVGAILLVGAAIVFVLWRGSGPRQDFLTEAQRITFETLHTAWSAAPPLRAGLVPEAAKKSARHLRTLLDTPALALTDEAEVVAWEGVGEHHSADAMRLAQEVFSTGRTRAFDIGCTLPDCPVQIAVVAPLTVEGHVVGVLAAYSREASAGLVRATNEVARWASGQLELAELDRSRTRLVEAEVRALRAQISPHFIYNSLSAIASYVRTNPERARTLLLDFADFTRYSFRRHGDFTTLAEELKSIDQYLALERARFGERLTVTLQIAPEVLSVTVPFLCLQPLVENAVRHGMEGKVEPGHIQILAADAGAEAHITIEDDGIGMDPEALRRTLAGQVDETAGIGLGNIDERLRRFYGDDYGLVVETAQGLGTKISVRFPKYQHGLHP